The Nostoc sp. 'Peltigera membranacea cyanobiont' N6 genome contains the following window.
GAGTCATGTTCACTAACGACCTTTATCCTCGTGCAACCAATGAAGATGGTAGTTTAAAAACTGAAGATGACTGGTATACAGTCAAGACTTTAGTGAAGCGCTGTGCATCTATTGGTAGTAATGCGACCATCCTGCCAGGAGTAACTATTGGTGAGAAAGCCATCATCGGTTCTGGTGCAGTCGTAACTCGTAATGTTCCCGATTATGCAATTGTAGTGGGAGTGCCAGCTAATATTGTAGGTGATGTGCGCGATGGGCTACGCCCTGCCGTAAGCGATCGCCAAAATTTAGAAATATCAGCTAACAGTTTGTGAGAGCCTTTCTTCTGTATTTGTTGAAAACTGAAGCCTTGCAAAGATAAAGATTTTTTAAATAAAAAAGCAATTAATTTGCAATTCACCCAGGAACTATTGCCACCTTTTAGTGGCAGTAGTTGATAATCCATAAAAAATAAATTTTGATTAGTTAAAAGCAATGGCAAATATCATTAATATCGGTGTCATCGGCTATGGTTATTGGGGCCCGAATCTGGTAAGAAATTTTGTAGAGATGCCAGGAGTTCAGGTTAGAACAGTCAGTGATTTTAATCCAGAACTATTGGCAAAGGTGCAAGCTCGGTATCCCGCTATCCAAGTTACAAAAGATTGTCGAGACATATTTATAGATCCTAAGATTGATGCTGTAGCGATCGCCACACCAGTTTCAACTCACTTTGAATTAGCTTTAGCTGCCTTGCAAGCTGGTAAACACGTGATGGTAGAGAAGCCAATGACAACTACCTCCGAGCAAGCAATGCGGCTGATTGAAGAGGCAGAAAAACGCAACCTAGTGTTAATGGTCGATCACACCTTTGTGTATACGGGTGCTGTCCGCAAGATGCACGATTTGATTGCCACTAATTCCTTGGGTGATATTTACTACTATGATTCTGTCCGCGTCAACCTGGGACTTTTTCAGCATGATGTGAATGTCATCTGGGATTTGGCAGTCCACGACCTCTCAATCATGAGCTACCTATTGCCATCCCAGCCTTATGCTGTCTCCGCTACAGGCATCAGCCACGTTCCTGGAGAACCAGAAAATCTCGCCTATTTGACCTTATTCTTTGAAAAAAATCTCATTGCTCACATTAATGTCAATTGGTTAGCACCAGTAAAAATCCGCCGCACATTGATTGGTGGTAGTCAACGGATGATTGTTTACGATGACTTAGAACCCAGTGAGAAAGTCAAGATTTACGATAAGGGGATTACAGTCAACGGCAACTCCGAAAGCGTGTACCAAATGATGATTGGTTATCGCACAGGGGATATGTACTCACCCAAGTTAGATATGACAGAAGCCTTGAAAACAGAAGGATTGCACTTCATTGATTGTATTGAAAAAGGCGATCGCCCCATTACTGATGGAAAAGCAGGACTGCGGGTAGTCAGAATTCTCGAAGCTGCATCCCAATCTCTCAAGCAGCAAGGCCGACTAATTGAACTGAATGTGGCAGAGGTAGCAGCATGATTCCATTTGTAGACCTAAAAACTCAATACCTGAGTATTAAAGACGAAATTGATACTGCTGTTTTGAAAGTACTTGCAAGTACGCAATTCGTTTTGGGCAATGAAGTTAAAGCCTTTGAAGAAGAATTTGCCAGTTACTGCAATGCAGATTATGGCATTGCTGTCAATACAGGTACTAGCGCCCTCCATTTAGCATTACTAGCAGCTGGCATTGGTGCTGGTGACGAAGTGATTACCGTGCCTTTCACCTTCGTTGCGACCACAGCAGCAATTTGTTATACCGGAGCCACACCTGTTTTCGTAGATATCGATCCTGTTTCCTACACAATAGATGTCACCCAAATTGAAAAAGCAATAACCGAACGCACCAAAGCGATTCTCCCCGTGCATTTGTACGGACAACCAGCAGACATGGAGCCAATTTTGAATATTGCTCGCCGTCATGGTTTAGCCGTTATAGAAGATGCAGCCCAAGCTCACGGGGCTGAGTACAAGGGGCAGAGGGTAGGTAGTATCGGTGATATTGGTTGTTTTAGTTTTTACCCTGGTAAGAATTTAGGGGCTTACGGTGAGGGAGGTATGGCAGTCACCAATAATCCTGAATATGCCCAGACTATGGGAATGCTACGCGACTGGGGTCAAGAACGCAGGTATCACCATGTATTGAAAGGTTACAACTATCGCATGGATGGCATCCAGGGAGCGATTTTACGGGTGAAGTTACGCTACATCGAAGCCTGGACAGAAGCCAGAAGAACACATGCAGCCCACTATGACCAACTTTTGGCAGAATCTGGTGTTGGTATACCTGCTGTGATGCCTTACAGCCGTCACGTTTATCATGTCTACGCGGTGCGATCGCCTCAGCGAGATGCCCTACAACAAAGTCTGCAAGAGCAGGAAATTCAAACAGGTATCCATTACCCAATTCCTGTCCATCTCCAGGCAGCATACTCTGACTTGGGTTATAAAACTGGAGATTTTCCGCACTCAGAAGCAGCATCTAGCCAAGTTTTATCCCTGCCTATGTATGCAGAACTCAGCACAGAGTCACAAACTCAGGTTGCCAAAGCCGTAATTAGCTTAACATAACCGATAAATTTGATGTCCGATCCAGGTAAAATTAAGATAGTCACAGCTATCCACGGCTTACAACCAGAAAAGCTAGACCCTGACTTTGAAATTCAACTAGCAGAATATTTAAATACTCAATATGAACAAAAATCATTAATCGAATTATATGCCCGCTTTGCTACCAGTGATGGCGACTTTGACGGGCTAATGCGGCGAACTATTTGGCGGGCGGTAGCACGTAAATTCGGACATAATATTCGGATTGGCAATGGCGTAGCTTTTAAGCATCTCGAAACCTTTGAGATTGGGAACCAGGTGTTTATTGGCTCACAAAGCTATATTCAGGGAAGGTTCGATGGTACTTGCATCATTGGGAACCATGTTTGGATTGGCCCACAGAGCTACTTTGATGCCCGTAATTTAATCATTGAAGATTATGTGGGATGGGGCCCAGGTGCAAAAGTACTCGGTTCATCACACACTGGATTGCCGATTGATGTTCCCATCATCCAAACAGACTTAGAAATTAAATCAGTAAAAGTGGAAACAGGAGCCGATATTGGCATGAATGCGGCGATCCTACCTGGGGTAACAATTGGCCGAGGCAGCATTGTTGGTGCTGGTGCAGTTGTAACCAAAGATGTACCACCTTATGCGATCGTCGCTGGTGTCCCTGCTAAGTTTTTACGCTGGCGGGAAGGATATGAACCATCAAAGGAAGAATATGCAAAATAAACGAATTTTAATTACAGGTGGTGCAGGTTTAGTTGGTTCCCATATTGCCGATTTATTGGTAAAGGAAGGAGTTTCAGAGATTATTGTTCTAGATAACTTCACCCGTGGACAACTGAAAAACCTTGCTTGGGCAAAAGAAAATGGCCCTTTAGTAATTGTAGAAGGCGACATTCGGGATCAAAAACTCTTGGGTGAAGTCATGCAAGGCGTGGATATAGTCTTTCACCAAGCAGCAATCCGCATTACCCAATGTGCCGAAGAACCGCGTTTGGCATTAGAAGTTTTGGCAGATGGTACTTTCAATGTGTTGGAAGCAGCAGTGAAAGCTGGGGTAAAAAAGGTAATCGCTGCCTCATCAGCCTCGATATACGGCATGGCGGAGGAGTTCCCAACCACCGAATCTCATCACCCATACAACAACCGCACTCTTTACGGTGCGGCAAAGGTCTTTAACGAGGGCTTATTACGCAGCTTCTATGATATGTATGGGCTGGACTATGTAGCATTACGCTACTTTAACGTCTACGGCCCGCGTATGGATATTTACGGTGTATACACGGAAGTATTGATTCGCTGGATGGAGCGCATTGCAACAGGTCAGCCACCACTGATTTTCGGTGATGGCAAACAGACAATGGACTTTGTATATATCGAAGACATTGCCAGAGCGAATATCTTAGCTGCCAAAGCTGATGTTACTGATGATGTGTTTAATATTGCCAGCCATGTGGAAAGCAGCCTGAACGACCTAGCCTATAGTTTGGCTAAGGTGATGGGGTCAGATTTACAGCCAGAATATGGCCCAGAACGCAAAGTCAACCCCGTGGCCCGCCGACTGGCAGATGTGAGCAAAGCCAAACAATTGCTGGGTTTTGAGGCGCAGGTATCTCTAGAAGAAGGATTGCGTCGGCTAGTGAGTTGGTGGCGCGAACAGAAATTGGCAAAGGAAGCAAGCAATGTCTGAGAAAATCCAATCTATTCCGATCGCTAAACCTTGGATGGGGGAAGCTGAGGCTGAAGCAGCTAGCCGTGCAATTATGTCTGGCTGGGTAACACAAGGCCCAGAAGTTGCCGCCTTTGAGCAAGAGTTTGCAGCTTACGTAGGCGCAAACCATGCTTGTGCTGTCTCCAATTGCACCACAGCATTGCATTTAGCCCTATTAGCTGTAGGTGTGAAACCTGGGGATGAAGTGATTACCGTCAGTCATTCTTATATTGCCACTGCCAACAGTATTCGCTACTGCGGTGCAATACCAGTGTTTGTGGATATTGAACCACAGACATACAACATCAATCCGATGTTAATTGAGGATGTGATTAGCGATCGCACTCGTGCTATCCTGATTGTCCACCAGATTGGGATGCCTTGCGACCTCAAAGCCATCCTGGATATTGCTCACCGCTACGATTTACCAGTAATTGAAGATGCAGCTTGTGCGATCGGTAGTGAAATTCTCTGGGATGGAAACTGGGAAAAAATTGGCAAGCCGCATGGGGATATCGCCTGCTTTTCCTTCCACCCCCGCAAAGTCATCACCACAGGTGATGGTGGAATGCTTACTACCAACAACCTCGAATATGACAAACAGTTTCGCCTGTGGCGGCAACATGGGATGAGCATCCCCGATACTGTCCGCCACGGTGCAAAACAGGTAATATTTGAGTCATATCCCATGCTCGGTTACAACTACCGCATGACTGATATTCAAGCAGCAGTCGGGCGAGAACAACTTAAACGTCTTCCAGAAATTGTGGAACGCCGACGTTACTTGGCACAGCAATACCAGGAAAAACTAGCAGATGTGGTGGGATTAAAGTTACCGACTCAGCCCAATTGGGCAAAGAGTAACTGGCAGAGTTTTTGTGTCCGGCTCACAGAGAAATACGACCAGGTACAAGTGATGCAGGAAATGCTAGATGCAGGCATTTCCACGCGACGCGGCATCATGTGCGCTCACCGTGAAAGTGCTTATAAAATCGAACCTTGGTCATGTGGAGTTGAGCCAAAATCTTGTGACTGTGAAGTTGTCAAGTGCGATCGGCTTTGGGAGAGTGAGCAAGCACAAGATTGTACTGTCCTGCTACCCCTATTTCATCAGATGACTCAACAGGAACAGGATTATGTGGTGAAGGTTTTGAAAATAGCTTGTCAGATTTAAAGAAAAATTCCTTCTATGGAAATTGCTTCCAGCAGTCCCTCTGCTTTACACAAGAAACTGATACCAATTTGAATAATTTTTGTGACACATTCATTCTTCGTACAGAACATTGCTGTGCGCCTAGCTATCTGTGACATTCTTTTTTCAAATTGGTATGAGAACCTCTTGTCACAACGTTTTTACCATCGGTAATCATTAAACTTCATAGGAAATAGCTATGACTATCCTTTTTACCAATCAAGTCCCAAGCATTTCAAACTACACCGATAGCGTTCCCTACGAATTAGGGATGAAATTCCACAGCAATACAGGCGGACAAATTAACGCCATTCGCTTCTGGAAAGCCCCTAGCGAAACAGGAACGCATATGGGCAAAATATGGAATGCAACAGGAACGCTTTTGGCAAGCGTCACTTTTTCTAACGAGACGGCTTCTGGCTGGCAGAGTCAGGCTCTGGCCACTCCACTTAACATTCAAGCTAATACCACTTATGTCGTCTCTGTCAACGTAAACAGCTATTACGTAGCTACTTACGATCAGCTGGCCAGCTCCATCGTCAATGGGAATCTTAGCTCAGTAGCAGACGGTAGCAATGGGGTGTTTAATGGGACTCCGGGAGCCTTCCCAACCGGTTCTTACCGGAATACTAACTATTTTCGTGACATTGACTTTGTAGCTGCTTCCCTGCCTACGATTACAAAGACTAGCGGCGACAATCAGACTGGTGCAGCCGGAACTGCATTGCCCAATCCCTTGGTTGTTCAGGTCAAAAACGGTGCTGGAAATCCTCAGTCAGGGGTAACAGTGAACTTTGCCGTTACTAGTGGTGGGGGTTCGGTCTCGCCCGCAAGTGCAGTAACGAATGCTAGCGGTCAGGCTAGTACCATATTAACTTTGGGAACTGTCCTTGGCTCAACCCTACCTGTAACAAATGCTGTAAGCGCTACGGCTGCTGGAGTAGGTAGTGTTAACTTTTCAGCCACTGCTAGTCCGACAGGAAACACCCAAGTTATCCTGACAACTCAAGTGCCAAGCATTCCAAATGCAACTGATAACGTTTCCTATGAATTAGGTCTGAAATTCCGTAGCGCTAAAGGCGGACAAATTTCTGCCATCCGCTTCTGGAAAGCTGCTAGTGAAACAGGAACTAACATTGGCAAGATATGGAATGCAACGGGAACGCTCTTGACAAGCGTCACTTTTTCTAATGAGACAGTTTCTGGCTGGCAGGAGCAGTTTCTAGAAACGCCAGTAAACATTCAAGCCAATACCACTTATGTCGTCTCTGTCAACATAAACGCCTATTACGTAGCCACTGATAATGAACTGGTCAACTCTATAGTTAATGGCGATCTTAGCACAGTAGCAGATGGCAATAATGGGGTGTATAACACAAGTCCGAATTCTTTCCCAACTAGTTCTTATCAGAATAGTAACTACTATTGCGACATTGCCTTTGTCGTCGGCAGTAACTTAGTTAAAATCAGTGGAGACAATCAGATCGGTGCGACTGGAGCAGCTCTGCCTAACGCCCTTGTAGTGCAAGTCGTAAACGCGCAAAATAATCCTCAGTCAGGGGTCACGGTGAGTTTTGCCATTACTAATGGCGGAGGATCGGTGTCGCCCACTAGTGCAATAACTAATGCTAGCGGTCAAGCAAGCACAATCTTGACATTGGGATCGGTGCCCACTGCCCCTGGAGGAGTAGTAGTTACAGCGACGGTAGAAGGTATCGGCAGTATAGCCTTCTCAGCTTCAGCAACTCCAGCAAATCCCAATTCCATATTTTTGGAAAACCTAAATCCTGGCACTACTAACTGGAAGCTTGACAATCGAGGTAGTGGTGAAATCGCTGGCTATGCCTCGGCGACCAGTGTCAATAAAGGGGGATCTTTGGACATTAAAGTTTCTCTTGGACAAGCTGGACAGTATAGCATCGATGTGTATCGCTTGGGCTACTACGGTGGCACGGGCGGCAGGCTGATAGCAAGCAGTGGCCCGCTCAATGGTACGACTCAAGCTGCCTGTACTCTAGATCCAAATACCCAGCTAGTTGAGTGTAACTGGACAACCTCATACGTTTTGCAGGTAGGTAGTAACTGGACTAGCGGTATTTATATCGCCAAGCTGACTGACCAGGCAAGTAGTAAAATAGCGCATGTGTGGTTTGTCGTCCGTAATGACAGCAGCACTGCTGATATTTTATTCCAGAGCGCTGTTTCTTGTGTCCTAGCCTATAGCACGACAGGTGGGCACAGCCTGTACAGCTTTAACAGCGTTGGTGGTCAGAGAGCTTATAAGGTTTCCTATGACCGACCATTTTCCCAGGCAACTTATCAAGAATCCTATGAAGGCGACACACCTCTGCGATGGGAATACAATATGGTGCGCTGGCTGGAATCTCAAGGTTACGATGTGACCTACACTGACAACATGCAGGTTCACACCAACGCACAAAGTTTGCTCAATCACAAAGTATTCTTGTCAGTGGGTCACGATGAGTACTGGTCTAAAGAAATGCGCGATCATGTCGAAGCTGCTCGTAATACAGGAATTAATTTGGGATTTTTCTCTGCCAATACTTGTTATTGGCGAGTGAGATTTGAAGATTCTACCCTTGCTGCTGGGCAAGTAAAGCCCAACCGGGTAATGGCGTGCTACAAACAAGATTGGTCATTGGATGCAGTCGCCCAACAGCAAGGGTCATCAGCAGCCACAAATAAATTCCGCAGCGTCCAAAACCAGCGGCCGGAAAACTCCTTGTTAGGAGTCATGTACGGTAGTGACCTCGATCTCTATGGTGGTTTTAATTTTGTTGTCAGTAACAGCAGCGATCCTTACTATGCAAACACGGGACTCCAGAATGGGGATCAACTGGCTCTGTTAGTGGGCTATGAGTGGGATTTTATCGTTAATAACGGGTCTAGTCCTTCTGGTCTCGTCACCTTGTCTCAGTCACCAGTCCAGCCCGCTAGCGTATTGCCAAACTTTGACGAACCGCCTGGAGAAGAAGCCCTCCCTGCCAACCAGGATTTTACCAAATCACATTCAACCCGCTATACAGCTAGTAGTGGGGCTAAAGTCTTCGCCTCCGGTACCATTCAGTGGGCATGGGGACTAGACAGTGATGGCGTAAGCCCAGCTCGGGAAGATATTCGCGTCAAGCAAATAACCGTCAATATCCTAGCAGATATGGGAGCTAAACCCCAGGCACCCAATGCAAACCTCATTGTTCCTTAAAGTATCGTACAAGGAGTAAAAAAAATGACACCACTGCAACGTCGACAATTTGGCAAGCTGGTAGCTGCCAGTTTGACTTCTACTGTTGTTGCCGACATCTCTAGTAAGGCGTTTGCTCAAAAGACCGTATCAAGCAACGAGTCTCTTTATGGAGTAAACGTCCTTAGTACATCCAATACTCGAAACCGAGAAAACCAAACTCCGCCAGTGGAACTGAACACTGCCACTCTGCCGATAGGAAAAGTTATCTCTGCTAATCTGCTAGATCAAAAAGTTCTTTCTAAAGTTAATCTGCCAGTTTTTTCAGTTGAGAATCTATCGCCTGTACCAAAAAAACCTCGGGCCTTCTTTTTCGCTGATTCTGACCGGATTACGAAAGCGATAGTACTTGAAGATAAGACTCTTGTAATTTCTACAGTCTCCAACACGAGAAATGGTCAGTTCAACCATCTCATTTATTCTGTTGGAAGTGCCACTAATCGTCAATTCAGAGCTAAAAAAGTACTAGACTTTAAGAGTTCCAATCAAACTATTGAAAGTTTACTAAGCCTTCCCAATAATAAACTTTTGTGCATAGTAGCAAAAGAGGGTATCCCGCCCTTTGCCCTGATAACACTCGATTTCAGAACTGGTAAAATTCTTTCTGGAGACGAGTTGTCTCTACCTTCACTACCACCCAACCATCGATTTGCTAACCTATGCCAAGATGCCAAGGGAAATATTTTCGCAACCGAGATCGGCTCAGAAGGTATCCCCATTTTAATCTCGATGAACTTACAGGAGAAAGCCATAATTACTGGCAAGGTGAAAATTAAAAGACTGACCCGACTGACCTTTGAGGGACGCCCTCTTGTTAACGATGTTAAAGATTTGGGCTTCTCAGCTTCTGGCCAACTGTACGCGCTGGCTACTGACAGTAGTAGAAAAAATAATGTCCTGTATACAGTAGATGTGAAAACTGGCAAGATGGAGTTAGTGAAAAACTTTGCAGTCGAAAAGTTTGTGTTCTCTCTCTAGTTCTACAAAGACACAAAATGCGATCGCATCAATCAAGACCGTTATGCGATCGCGTTGGGAATTAGTTTTTCTTGTTAAAAGGATGAAATAATCAGTAAGATATGGTAATTACTGATACTTGTAGTATGTACTTATTCGCTTAACTGAAAGCGAATAAGCACAGCAACATGCCATTATTTTGTCACGGTTTCATCAGATGACTGAACAGGATCGGGCAATTAAAGTATTAAAAATATTAGTTTATGATAAAAATAGCTAACGATGCACTTAGGCTTTTGATAGAAAAAGAAAGTCACCTTTTGGAACAAAATTTCGAAGTGTTTCGTAGCCTAGTTGGACAGACGAGAGACTTTCTACAAAGACGCGATTATAATACAGCCGCAGTGTATGCACAAATAGCAGCCTTATATGCCAATGGAAAACATTGCGGTCTTTTTAGCAGCCCAGAGCTTGAGCATATTCTCTTAACAATTGGACAAAAGGCTATACGCAACAAACGAGATATTAATAAAAGTACTTCCTCACCTGCAACACCAAAAAAAGTACTCCATGTGGCTACTTCTGTAATGTCCATTGGTGGTCATTCCAGGATGCTTTGGCGGTGGATTCAGCAAGATACTGAGCGTTCTCATTCACTGGTGTTAACGCAGCAAGGGCTGAACAAGGTGCCCCAAATCCTCAGAGATGCTGTGAATAATAGCCACGGCAAGATATACATCCTTAATGAAAGAATCGGCAGTGTTCTCTCTTGGGCAAAACAACTAAGAGAAATTGCTGCAACCGCAGATTTGGTTGTACTGCATATACATAATTACGATGTGATTCCGATTATTGCTTTTGCTAATAAAGAGCAATCTCCCCCAATTATATTTTTGGATCACGCCGACCACCTCTTTTGGTTGGGAACTGGTGTTAGCGATGTTGTTGTAAATCTCCGCATGTCTGGTATGAACCTAGCTCAAAAGCGCAGAGGCATTGCATCAGAACGTAACGTACTGCTTCCAATAATTTTGGAGCCTACTCACAGAATGCTTTCTCATACAGCAGCAAAACAACAGCTTGGTCTTAATGAAAGCAGTATTGTATTACTCTCTATTGCTAGGGCAGTTAAGTATAAAACCATAGATGGGATCACTTATATTGATGCACATATTCCATTGTTAAAGCAATATGAAAATGCAATCCTAATTGTAGTTGGGCCAGGTAATAGAGAAGATTGGTCAGATGCCATCCAGCGAACACAAGGAAGAATAAAAGTATACGAAGAGCGCGAAGATACAGCCGTTTTTTACCAAGCTGCTGACATTTATGTTGACTCTTTCCCGTTTGTCTCTAATACATCTCTACTAGAAGCTGGAAGTTACGGTTTACCTCTGGTCACTCGCCACCCCTATTCTGATGCATCCGAAATCTTGGGAGCAGATATGCCCGGACTGACTGGTAATCTGATTAGGGTGGCAGATATTGACGAATACACAACGGTTTTGTCACATTTAGTTGAAGATAAAGAATTTCGTCTCTCCCTTGGGGAAGAGACCAGAAAAAAAATCGCGGTTACACACTGGGGAGACAATTGGCAACGTCAATTGAATGATGTATATGTTCATGCTATGACTTTACCTAGTTTAACTGTAAATTCAGTTCCAAAGGATCAGATATTTCTTGGTGAACCAGATGTCTTCCTGCCACACATTTATGGTTGGAACATCGATTTTGACTGGCTTATTCAATTCAATTTGCAGCTTATGCCTCTCAATCAACGCTTACGTCACTGGCTAAAATTTGTCAAAAAGCATGGTGTTCGCAATCGCTTAAGCCTTTTGTTACCTGAGTGGTTTAAATTAAATTACTACTCACGTTTCCGCTCTCTTTTCCCATTCTAGTAACTGCAATTATTTTATTCATTCAAATTGATGAAAATTGCCTTCGTTTCTACTAATGGATTTGCCCCTTGGGGAGGAAGTGAAGAACTCTGGTCTCAAACTGCTATACGCATGAGCCAGCAAGGATTTACTGTGGTTGTAAGCATTAAAGGATGGACAAATGAAGCAAAACAAGTATCAGAGATGGAAGCTTCTGGTTGTATAGTTGTACGCCGATGGTACAACAAAAGCCGTATCCAAAAACTTGTATCTAGACTATACAACTCTGATAGTGAGTTTGGATTTATCGATCAATTTAGGCCTGAACTAGTCATCATATCTCAAGGTGATAACACTGACGGGCTAAATTGTATGGAAGCCTGCTTAGAGAGAAGTATTCCTTTTGTTGTGATTACTCAAGTTGCGACAGAGAGTATGTGGCCATGTGATGAAGTAGTCATAAGATTAGCTAAAGCTTATACAAAAGCAGAACAGTGCTTTTTCGTATCACATGCTAACTTGAAGCTCACAGAAAAGCAGTTAACAGTCAAAATTGAGAATGCGAAAGTTATTAGAAATCCCTTTAAAGTTTCTTATGAAACAAAACTTAGTTGGCCAGAAGAAAACCGAAATTTTAAGTTAGCTTGCGTAGCTCGTCTAGACCCTTTAGCTAAAGGACAAGACTTGCTATTAGAACTTTTTAAAAAAAATAAATGGAAAACTAGACCTCTTGAAATATCCCTTTTTGGCAATGGCTCCAATTCACAGTCTTTACGTGAATTAAAAATACTTTGGAATTTAGAAAACGTGCATTTTTATGGTTTAGTTAATAATATTGAGTCTATTTGGCAAACCCATCATGCTTTGATATTACCCTCACGTTTCGAGGGTTTACCTCTTGCGGTAGTTGAAGCTATGTTATGTGCGCGTCCCTGTATTGTGACGGATGTAGGTGGTAATAGTGAAGTAATTCAGGATGAAGTTAATGGATTTATAGCAGCAGCTCCTAAATTAGAGTTTCTAGATGAGGCTCTAGAACGGGCTTGGCAAAAAAGAGATTCTTGGTACGAAATAGGACAAACTGCTGCAATTAAAATCAGAGATTTAATACCAAGAGATCCGATTGAGGTGTTTGTAAATGAATTAAAAATATTAGTGAAATGATGAAAGTATTACAAATTAGTTTGAGCGATCACCTAAATGCAGGTGGTGGCTCAATTGCTATGTATCGTCTTTACAAGAGCTTAAAAAATCAAGGTGTTGATGGAAAAATTCTGGCAGCGCAAAAAAGCCTTGAATCTAATGAT
Protein-coding sequences here:
- a CDS encoding glycosyltransferase — translated: MIKIANDALRLLIEKESHLLEQNFEVFRSLVGQTRDFLQRRDYNTAAVYAQIAALYANGKHCGLFSSPELEHILLTIGQKAIRNKRDINKSTSSPATPKKVLHVATSVMSIGGHSRMLWRWIQQDTERSHSLVLTQQGLNKVPQILRDAVNNSHGKIYILNERIGSVLSWAKQLREIAATADLVVLHIHNYDVIPIIAFANKEQSPPIIFLDHADHLFWLGTGVSDVVVNLRMSGMNLAQKRRGIASERNVLLPIILEPTHRMLSHTAAKQQLGLNESSIVLLSIARAVKYKTIDGITYIDAHIPLLKQYENAILIVVGPGNREDWSDAIQRTQGRIKVYEEREDTAVFYQAADIYVDSFPFVSNTSLLEAGSYGLPLVTRHPYSDASEILGADMPGLTGNLIRVADIDEYTTVLSHLVEDKEFRLSLGEETRKKIAVTHWGDNWQRQLNDVYVHAMTLPSLTVNSVPKDQIFLGEPDVFLPHIYGWNIDFDWLIQFNLQLMPLNQRLRHWLKFVKKHGVRNRLSLLLPEWFKLNYYSRFRSLFPF
- a CDS encoding glycosyltransferase family 4 protein, which gives rise to MKIAFVSTNGFAPWGGSEELWSQTAIRMSQQGFTVVVSIKGWTNEAKQVSEMEASGCIVVRRWYNKSRIQKLVSRLYNSDSEFGFIDQFRPELVIISQGDNTDGLNCMEACLERSIPFVVITQVATESMWPCDEVVIRLAKAYTKAEQCFFVSHANLKLTEKQLTVKIENAKVIRNPFKVSYETKLSWPEENRNFKLACVARLDPLAKGQDLLLELFKKNKWKTRPLEISLFGNGSNSQSLRELKILWNLENVHFYGLVNNIESIWQTHHALILPSRFEGLPLAVVEAMLCARPCIVTDVGGNSEVIQDEVNGFIAAAPKLEFLDEALERAWQKRDSWYEIGQTAAIKIRDLIPRDPIEVFVNELKILVK